The genomic DNA GCCGGACCCGGCGACCTTCTGCTGATCGCTTCGGCCTTCGGCGGCGCAGCGTAACATCGCACCGCAAAAGATTTATGCTCACAGCTAGCATATCTGGACAGGCGCGCGCGGCCCCCATAAGTTAGACGGCGCAATGCTCAAACTGAGCATAATGGAGGACGCCATGGCGGCGACCGTTGCACCCGTCTCCCGCACGACGATCCCGGGGCTGCCCCTTCCGGATCTCTACGCCCGCGTCAGCCGGCACGTCCCCGCGATCGAGTGGCCGGCGCTCGCCCCCGACATCGAGGCAATCCTGCGCCTGAAGCGCGAGCGCAACGCCGTCATCCTGGCGCACAATTACCAGGCGCCGGAGATCTTCCACACGGTGGCCGACATCGTGGGTGACAGCCTCGCGCTGGCCCGCGAGGCGGTGAACGTGAACGCCGACGTGATCGTGCTGGCGGGCGTCCACTTCATGGCCGAGACGGCCAAGCTCCTGAACCCGAGCAAGACCGTGCTCATCCCCGACATGGGCGCCGGCTGCTCGCTGGCCGATTCGATCACCGCCGCAGACGTGCGCGGCCTGCGCGCCAAATACCCGGGCGTGCCGATCGTGACCTACGTGAACACCTCGGCGGCCGTGAAAGCCGAGTCCGACCTGTGCTGCACCTCCGGCAACGCCGTCGCGGTGGTCAGGTCGCTGAACGCCCCCCGCGTCCTCATGATCCCCGACGAGTTCCTCGCGCAGAACGTCCAGGCCGAGATCCCGGAGGTCGAGATCCTGACCTGGGCCGGCCACTGCGAGGTGCACGAGCGCTTCACCCCGGCCGACATCCGCGACGTCCGCGACAGCTATCCCGGGGTGACCGTGATCGCGCACCCGGAATGCCCGCCGGACGTGGTGGCCGAATCGGACTTCTCGGGCTCCACCGCGATGATGATGGACTTCGTCGTCGAGAAGCGGCCGAAGCAGGTAGTACTCGTCACCGAGTGCTCCATGGCGGACAACATCGCGGCGCAGAACCCGGACATCGAGTTCATCAAGCCCTGCAACATGTGCCCGCACATGAAGCGGATGAGCCTGCGCAACATCCGGCGGTCGCTCGAGACGATGACCTACGAGGTCACGGTCGACCCGGCGCTCGCCGACCGCGCCCGGGCCGCGGTCGAGCGCATGCTCGAGGTGCGCACACGATGAACGCGATCTCCCCGAACAGCGCCGACCGCGTCGTCGTGGTCGGCGGCGGCGTCGCGGGCCTCAGCGTCGCGCTGCGCCTCGCGCCCCGCCCGGTGACGCTGGTCACGGCCTCGGCCCTCGGCCTCGGCACCGCCACCGGCTGGGCCCAGGGCGGCATCGCCGCCGCGGTCGGCGCCGACGACGCGGCGGCGCTCCACGCCGCCGACACGGAGGCCGCCGGCGCCGGGCTCACCGAGCCCGACGTGGCGCTCCGGGTCGCCGCGGAGGGCCCCGCGCTGATCGACTGGCTCGTGCGGATCGGCGTCCCGTTCGACCGCACCGACGACGGCGCGCTGGCCCTCGGGCTCGAGGCGGCCCACGGCCGCCGCCGCATCGTCCGCTCCGGCGGCGACGCCACCGGCGCCCGCGTCCTCGAAGGGCTCGTGCGGGCCGTGCTGTCGGCGCCGTCCGTGGAGGTCGTCACGGCGCGGGCCTGCGACCTGCTCCGGGACACGCGCGGGGCGGTGGCCGGCATCGTGGCCGAGCGCGACGGCGCGCTGTTCCGCATCCCGGCCCGCGCGGTGGTGCTCGCCACCGGCGGTGTCGGCGCCCTCTACGCGGCGACCACCAACCCGCCGGGCGCCGTCGGCCGCGGGCTGGCGCTCGCCGCCCGGGCCGGCGCGGTGATGCGCGACATGGAGTTCGTGCAGTTCCACCCGACCGCCATCGCGGCCGGCGCCGACCCGATGCCGCTCGCGACCGAAGCTCTGCGCGGCGAGGGCGCCCGCCTCATCGACGAGACCGGCGCCGCCGTGATGGCCGGCATCGCGGGCGGCGACCTCGCGCCGCGCGACGTGGTCGCCCGCGGCATCTTCCAGGCGCTGCAGCGGGGCCGCACGGTCTATCTCGACGCCCGCGGCGCGCTCGGCGCCGCGATGCCGACGCGCTTCCCGACCGTGGCGGGGCTCTGCGCCGCCGCCGGCATCGACCCCGCCGTGCAGCCGATCCCGGTCCGCCCGGCGGCGCACTACCACATGGGCGGCGTGAAGGTGGACGCGTACGGCGCAACCTCGGTGCCGGGCCTCTACGCCTGCGGCGAGGTCTCCTCGACGGGCCTCCACGGCGCCAACCGCCTTGCCAGCAACTCCCTGCTGGAGGGCCTCGCCTACGCGCGCTTCATCGCCGACGGGCTCGATGCGCCGCCGCCCGCCGCGATCGTGCCCGAGGCCGTGTCTGTCCGTGCCGCCGGCGACCTGCCGGCGATCCGCGCGCTGATGGAGCGCAGGGTCGGCGTCGTGCGCGACGCCGCCGGCCTCGAGGAAGCCGTCGCCGTCCTCGAGGCGGGGGCTGAGACCTGCGACGCCGCCCTCGTGGCGCTGCTCATCGCCCGCGGCGCGCTCGCCCGCCGGGAGAGCCGCGGCGCCCACTGGCGCAGCGACTTCCCCCATCTCGCCCCGGCCGCGCACACCGAGGCGACGCTGGCCGACCTGATCGCCGCGACCCCGTCCGCCGAGGAGGCGCTGACGCCATGACCCAGTCGGTTCTCTCCGATGAGATCCTCCCCCTGCCGCGGCTCCTCGTGGAGCCCGTGGTGCGCGCTGCCCTGCTGGAGGATCTCGGCCGGGCCGGCGACATCACCACCGACGCCATCGTCCCCCCGGGCGAGCGGATGCGCGGCGTGATCGCCTCCCGGCAGGACGGCGTCATCTCGGGCACCGACGCCGCCGCCATCGCCTTCGCGCTGGTGGACCCGGCCGTCACCGTGACGGTCGAGCGCGGCGACGGCGCCCGCGTGGCGCCGGGCGACGTGGTGCTGCGCCTCGAGGGGCCGGCGCGGGCGATCCTCACGGCCGAGCGCGTGGCGCTGAACCTGCTCTGCCGGATGTCGGGCGTGGCCACCGCCACCCACGGCCTCGTCGAGGCCGCGCGCCCGCACGGCAAGGCCTCGATCGTCTGCACCCGCAAGACGACGCCGGGCCTGCGCGCCCTGGAGAAGCACGCGGTCCGGGCCGGCGGCGGCTCGAACCACCGCTTCGGCCTCG from Methylobacterium oryzae includes the following:
- a CDS encoding L-aspartate oxidase, yielding MNAISPNSADRVVVVGGGVAGLSVALRLAPRPVTLVTASALGLGTATGWAQGGIAAAVGADDAAALHAADTEAAGAGLTEPDVALRVAAEGPALIDWLVRIGVPFDRTDDGALALGLEAAHGRRRIVRSGGDATGARVLEGLVRAVLSAPSVEVVTARACDLLRDTRGAVAGIVAERDGALFRIPARAVVLATGGVGALYAATTNPPGAVGRGLALAARAGAVMRDMEFVQFHPTAIAAGADPMPLATEALRGEGARLIDETGAAVMAGIAGGDLAPRDVVARGIFQALQRGRTVYLDARGALGAAMPTRFPTVAGLCAAAGIDPAVQPIPVRPAAHYHMGGVKVDAYGATSVPGLYACGEVSSTGLHGANRLASNSLLEGLAYARFIADGLDAPPPAAIVPEAVSVRAAGDLPAIRALMERRVGVVRDAAGLEEAVAVLEAGAETCDAALVALLIARGALARRESRGAHWRSDFPHLAPAAHTEATLADLIAATPSAEEALTP
- the nadA gene encoding quinolinate synthase NadA codes for the protein MAATVAPVSRTTIPGLPLPDLYARVSRHVPAIEWPALAPDIEAILRLKRERNAVILAHNYQAPEIFHTVADIVGDSLALAREAVNVNADVIVLAGVHFMAETAKLLNPSKTVLIPDMGAGCSLADSITAADVRGLRAKYPGVPIVTYVNTSAAVKAESDLCCTSGNAVAVVRSLNAPRVLMIPDEFLAQNVQAEIPEVEILTWAGHCEVHERFTPADIRDVRDSYPGVTVIAHPECPPDVVAESDFSGSTAMMMDFVVEKRPKQVVLVTECSMADNIAAQNPDIEFIKPCNMCPHMKRMSLRNIRRSLETMTYEVTVDPALADRARAAVERMLEVRTR
- the nadC gene encoding carboxylating nicotinate-nucleotide diphosphorylase; this encodes MTQSVLSDEILPLPRLLVEPVVRAALLEDLGRAGDITTDAIVPPGERMRGVIASRQDGVISGTDAAAIAFALVDPAVTVTVERGDGARVAPGDVVLRLEGPARAILTAERVALNLLCRMSGVATATHGLVEAARPHGKASIVCTRKTTPGLRALEKHAVRAGGGSNHRFGLDDAVLIKDNHVAVAGGIVPAIERARSRAGHLVKIECEVDSLEQLEEALSVGIDAVLLDNMGPDLLRRAVTMIDGRALSEASGRITRETVGAVAASGVDLISCGWITHSAAIIDLGLDAA